AAAGGGTCCGTCAATTTCACTTGCTTAAGGGGGACGGCAGCTGAACGCGAAGTAAGAGTTATCATCTTGGATATACACTCCTTTGGGATTCGAATGATAAAGCCTCGACACTTCCCATTCTACGTTCTATGATAGGATGAAAACGATAACAGAAATGACCTAAATTCTTATACGATTTCACACTTACCTGGAGGGGATACCATGACAGAACGGAGTGTTCTTTCCATTCCTTCACCGCCGCTCCCCTACTTCCTTGAATCCGGAAAAACGCATTATATGCCGGGCGAGTCGCATCCCAACCGGAGAAACCTTGGCGTCTACGATCTCATCCTGGTTCAATGCGGCTGCTTGTTCCTGGGCGAGGAGGATATGCAGTGGGCGCTTGGCGCAGGGGATTGCGTTGTATTATTACCGGATGCATACCATTACGCCGTACAGGGGTGTCAGGAGGAAACCGCCTTTTATTGGCTGCATTTTCAGACCGCAGCATCAGGCGCAGCCCGCGATGATTCGATCTCACACAACATAAAGCTGCCGAGGCATGGCCTTATCCCTTATCCGGAGCAAGCCTATCAGCTGTTCGATTCCCTGCACCTGCTGGCAACGGAACCGAGGTCCACGGCATTTTGGCGCGAACAAACGCTGTTTATCGAGCTGCTGGAGCTGCTGGACCCGTCGAGATCGGATCAGGAACAATCGCGGGTACGCAAAGTCGCGGAGCAGGTGGAGTCCTATATCAAAATGCATTACCGCGAGCCCATCAGCAACGCACGTTTATCGTCCGACTTGCATTTCCACTACAACTACCTGACGCGCTGCATGAAGGAATCGCACGGCGTAACGCCTACGGAATACCTGCTTCAATACCGCCTGGACCAGGCCAAGCGGCTGCTGCTGACCACCCAGTGGTCCATGGCTCGAATCGCGGAGCATGTGGGATTTCAATATCCGCCCTATTTCTCCCGCCGCTTCTCCGCACGTTTCGGCCTATCGCCGCTGCAATTCCGAAAGCAGTACACGGAGTAAGCCGCGGCATGGGATTTGGGGCTCCGCATTGTTATATTCTTCCGTTCGGGTGGCGGTGAGGGTGAGGGACAGCACGGCTCTTGATTGAGAGCATCGAGCTGGGCAATGCCTTCCTTGCGGCTCAGCGTAAAAAGGGACAGGCCCCTTCCGGGCCCGTCCCTATACCTGAATCACCTGCTCAAGACTACGCTTCGCTTGGCAGGTTAAGCTGCCAGGATACGCCGAACTTGTCCGCGATCCAGCCGAACTTTTGGCTGAATCCATAGTTGTCCAGCGGCATCATCGCACCTCCGCCATCGATTAGTGCTCCGTACACCTTCTCGATCTCGGCTTCGGATTCGCAAGTCAGATAGATGGAGAAGGAAGGCGTGAACGTAAACTCATGTTTCACGTTGCTGTCGATGCACATGAACGTTTGTCCCTTCAACGAAAAGGTGGCATGCATGACGCTTCCCTCGGCTCCCGGCTGATCGGGGCCATAACGGGTAATGCTGATGATTTCGGAATCCTCAATAATGGAAATGTAATGGTTCATGGCTTCTTCCGCGTTGCCCTGAAACATTAAAAACGGGGTCACACTCTTCATCGATACACACGCTCCCTTATTCATTGGTTTAGGATGGATAGTTTATCTTCCCTGTCTCTAACAGCTGCTTCAGCCCCTCAAACATATAACCCCAACCATGCTCGGTTTGGTCATGGTATTCGGTCAGCGCTTTCTCAATATCCTCTGCGGTCCAGTCTTCCTCATGAGGGACAACGATCTCCTGGGAGAACGTCATTTCGCATCCTGCGTCCACGGCTTTGAACTCCACCGTAATGCGGTCCACAGTGTCGCTGAACTGGGGCATCTTGAAGGTGAGCACCAGCTTGCGCGGCCGGTCTATGACCAGATACTCTCCAATGGCCCGGTACTCCTTGCCTTCCCGCACATCAACAATCTCCCAGGTTCCGCCCACGCGCGGATCGTTACGGGCGATTTTGTTCGTCGCTTCCAGCGTAAACAACCATTTACGCATCATGTCCGGGTTTAACCAGGCATCAAATACTCTTTCCGGTGCTACCTCAAATTGACGTTTCATGACCAGCGTGGTTGTAGAGGCATCCTCCAATGTCAATCATCCTTCTCTTATCAAAAGTGGTATTGCGTCTATTTCCCTACGTTACTCATCGTTGTCCAGGATGTTCAGCGGTATTCCTAAGGATTCTTCTAGTGCTCCCCCCTCTTCGCTTTGTTCAGCTCGCGTTCAAGCACATCAAATTGCCGGGTCCAGAATCGTTCGTAGAATTGCAGCCATTCCAGCGCCCTGGACATGACACTCGGGTTCAGACGGCAGGTATGCGTCCGTCCATGGATGGACCGTTCGAGCAGGCCGGAGCGCTCCAGCACCTTGATATGCTTGGAGGCTGCCGCAAGCGACATGTCAAACGGTTCAGCCAACTCAGATACCGTCCGTTCCTGCGATGCGATCATGCGCACCATCTCTCTTCGGGTCGGATCAGCCAATGCGTGGAAGATGTGATCCAGTTGTTCTTCGTCATTATGTTCAACCATATGGTTAAATATAATGGATGGAACTCATAAAGTCAACCAACCGGTTGAATATTAAGCAATAAAAAAAGCCAAACCCTCATACTTAAAGGGCCTGGCCGCGATAATTCTTTAACATAGTCCTGCTCCGGTGACACTTACGTTCGCCGCAGCATGTTTTATCCGATAACCTCATCCAGCAGCCGCTCCAGCTCGCCATAACTCGCCACGGTATGCTGCGGTTGATGCTCCGATTCCGGCCCAACGCTCCGGTGATTGAACCAAATCACATGCCAGCCTGCAGCCAATGCGCCAACCACATCATTGCGCCACGAATCGCCGATGTAATAGGAGCTCTTCGGCTCCGTGCCGGTCAGCCGGTTCACATGGTGGAATATCCGTGGATCAGGCTTGTCCCAGCCCACCGCACCGGATACGAACAACCGCTCCTCCGGTATGAGGTCACCCAGCTGCATAGCCGCGATTTTGTTCATCTGGTGTTCTGCCGGACCATTGGTGATCAAGCCAACGACATGCCCGGCATCCGTCAATTTCTTAAGAAGCTCCCGGGCGCCTTCAAACATCGTGATGTTATACTGCCGCTCCAGGTAGGCTTGCTGTACGGTTTCCGCCTCCTCAAGGGTCAGCCCTACGCCGAATTCAGCCAGCGCTAACTGGAACCGACGTCTGCGCATATCCTCAACCGCTTCCCCGTATGCCGCCGTGCCAGCCCCTCCGAGCTCTACAGACAGCTTGTCGCTGTAATAACGCATCCGATGATAAGCGGCTTCATATGGAAACGTGCCATCAGGGCGGGCAACCTTCTGAACGGCATCGCGAAAAGGCGCCAGATGGTCATACAATGTATCATCCACATCGAAGAAGATTCCCTTCGGTGATATTGGTGTCTTCATACGCATCCCTCTTCCTCATTCGATCTCTCTATTGTACCCGCATCGGCACCACCCGGGTCAAGCCTATCTGTTAATAAGTTCCTTTCCTATGATATGATGGAATTAGAGCGGCAGGACACATCAACTGGAGCATGAATCCTGACTCGCAGCAGCCAAGACCTCCAATTGCAAGGCCCGATTTATGTACCCGGATAAGGAGATGAATAATGATGACCAAGGATATGACCGAAGTGTGGAGTAAGGATTTCGTTCCCGATGGCAACCGTGCCAGCAACGTGGATCGTTTCACCGGCTTTGAGGATACCTATGACCAGCATCGCCCCGAAGCTCCCCAGGAGGTTGTCACCCTGCTGACAGGCTATTTGGAGCGCAAGCCCTCTCTCGTTGTCGACTTGGGATGCGGAACGGGACTATCCTCGTTTGCATGGAAAGACGCAGCGGACCAGATCATCGGCGTTGAACCGAATGACGATATGCGGGGCAAGGCCATGGCCAAACTGCAGTCGCTGCAGGAAGAGGCTGACGGCAGCCACGGTGTGCAGCTTGCCGACATCAGGTTTGTCTCCGGCTATTCGAACCAATTGGCGCTCCCGGATCAGTCCGCGGACATCATCACCTGTTCCCAATCCTTCCACTGGATGGACCCGGCCAGCACGTTGAAGGAGGTTTCCCGCGTTCTGCGTGAGGAAGGGATATTCGCGGTATATGATTGTGATTGGCCGCCGAGCCTGACCTGGAAGGTCGAGCAATCCTACCATGAGCTGATCGAATGGGCAGAGGCCACCATCGACCGCCATGTGGAGGCACAGGAAAAGGCCTATAAAGGGAATAAGAACGAGCATCTGAAGCATATCCGGGAGAGCGGAGTGTTCCGGTTTTCCAAGGAGATCGTATTCCATCATATAGAGCCGTTCACCGCCGAACGATATACCGGCCTTGCCGTCAGTCAAGGCGGTATCCAGACCGTGTTCAAGCTGAAACAAACCGAATTGAACGATAAAATCGCACAGTTCCATGCGCTGGTCGAGGAGCACTTCCAAGGGCGGACACTTCCCGTTATGCTCAGCTACCGCATGCGGCTTGGCATTAAATAAAGCAAGAAGCATCGAAAGGGATAATCCCGAGGTATGAAGCGTCACCCCGGCTCGCGGGTACGAATCTCATCCGGGGCCACATGGGCAATGGCCTGCATCGTCTCGAATCGGCCGCTTGAGCCGACTTTGCCGGATAGCAGGGTACCGAGAATACCGCCAGCGAAACCAATCGGAATGGACACGATACCCGGATGCTTGAGCGGGAAAATCGCTTCCGCCCGGATCCAGCCGGCCCCGGGATCCATGACGTTAGGCCCCACGGCCATGAGCAGCAAGGAGGATATCAATCCGGCGGCAATGCTCGACATGGCCCCATACGTATTAAATCTCCGCCAAAATAGCGTGAACAGCAGCACCGGCAGATTAGCCGAAGCCGCAACCGCGAACGCAAACGAAACAAGAAATGCCACATTCAGCTTCTGCGCGCCGAGGGCGAGCACAATCGAAGCAGTGCCAACCCCAATGGCCGAAAGCTTGGCCACTCTCATCTGCTGCGCCTCGGTCGCCCGTCCTCTGCGGAAAATGCTGCTATAGACGTCATGCGCAAATGCGGAGGATGCCGTCAGCACAAGCCCCGAGATCACAGCCAATATGGTTGCGAAAGCAACGGCCGATACAAAGGCCATTAAGAATTCACCACCCAATGCGCTTGCGAGAAGCGGCGCCGCCAGCTCAACCCGCTCCGACAAAACGGACCAATCGACGAAGGCAGCCGCCCCAAATCCAAGAAAAATGGTCATAGCATAAAAGATGCCGATCGTGAACGTTGCCGTTTTGACCGAAGAACGGACCGTACGCGGGTCTTTTACCGTGTAGAAGCGCGCAATAATATGCGGAAGTCCCGCTGTCCCTAACACCAGCGCCATATTAAACGACAGCATGTCGAGCGGGTGGTCGAACATATTGCCCGCCATCAGAAACTGCTCCTGCAACGGGGTCGCCCGCTTCATGGATTCGAATAAACCAAGCAGATCCCAATCGAATCTTGCCAGCACGATGAGACTCACGATAAAAGTGCTGCTCACCAGCAATATGGACTTGACGATCTGCACCCAGGAAGTCGCGAGCATGCCGCCGAACGTGACGTAAATGGTCATTAAGCCTCCGACCAGCACGATGGCGAGCGACGTTTCCAGCCCGAACAGCAAATGCACGAGCCACCCGGCACCGACCAGCTGGGCAATCATGTAGAACACCGTAATCATCATGTTGTTGACGGCGATACATCCGCGCAGCCGTTTCTCGCTGAACCGGACCGCCACCGCATCCGCCATCGTATACCTGCCCAGATTATGAAGCGGCTCGGCTATGATGTACTGCACGATCACATAGGAGGCTAGAAAGCCGATCGAATAGAAAAAGCCGTCGAAGCCGTACACCGCAATGGAGCCCGCGATGCCAAGGAAGGACGCCGCGCTCATATAGTCACCGGAAATGGCCAAGCCGTTTTGCAGCCCGCTCAGACGATTGCCCGCTGCATAGAAATCATTCGTGCTCGTTGTCCGCCTGGCAGCATAATACGTAATCATTAACGTGCCGACCACAATCGCCAGAAAAAAAACGATGCCGGATATGTTCATTTGCATGCCTCCTTCCGCTTCAGCCTGAAAGTCATGTTATATCTTTATTTTACGATAAAATGACAAAAAAAGGGCGATCCCCCGTGCTGCCAAGCAGCTGGATACACCCTTTTTGGTCAAAGAATCGAATCCGGATTACGCGCCCGTATTGGCCTTGACCAGCACTTCGGCATACTTCGCTTCATCCTTGGAGGAGGATAACAGCGTGCCGATATAAGCTGCCAGAAAGCCAAGCGGAATAGAGATGATGCCCGGGTTGCTCATCGGAAAGATCGGATCGCCAATCAAAATGGCCTTTCCGGCCGGATCCCATATATTCGGACTAAGCGCCACAAGAATCACCGTGCTGATCAGCCCGGTCAGCATCCCGGTCACTGCGCCTGTCGTATTAAACCTCTTCCAGAACACCGTGAACAGGATGACAGGTAAATTCGCGCTGGCCGCAACAGCGAAAGCGAGCGAGACAAGGAATGCTACGTTCATCTTCTGAGCGAACAGCGCGAGCAGAATGGAGACAATGGATACGCCAATCGATGCGTACCGTGCCATCTTCAGCTGCTCCTTCTCCGACGATTCACCGCGGCGCACGATTTGGCCGTAGAAATCATGGGCGAAGGCGGATGCCGCGGACAGCACAAGCCCCGTCACCACGGCGAGGATTGTCGCGAACGCAACCGCCGAGATGAACGCGAACAGGAAATCGCCGCCAATCGCTTTGGCCAGGAGCGGGGCAGCCATGTTACCCGCTTTATCGACCTCGGTAATATCCGCCGCGCCTACAAAGGCGGCAGCCCCAAAACC
This Paenibacillus sp. JZ16 DNA region includes the following protein-coding sequences:
- a CDS encoding helix-turn-helix transcriptional regulator codes for the protein MTERSVLSIPSPPLPYFLESGKTHYMPGESHPNRRNLGVYDLILVQCGCLFLGEEDMQWALGAGDCVVLLPDAYHYAVQGCQEETAFYWLHFQTAASGAARDDSISHNIKLPRHGLIPYPEQAYQLFDSLHLLATEPRSTAFWREQTLFIELLELLDPSRSDQEQSRVRKVAEQVESYIKMHYREPISNARLSSDLHFHYNYLTRCMKESHGVTPTEYLLQYRLDQAKRLLLTTQWSMARIAEHVGFQYPPYFSRRFSARFGLSPLQFRKQYTE
- a CDS encoding VOC family protein; protein product: MKSVTPFLMFQGNAEEAMNHYISIIEDSEIISITRYGPDQPGAEGSVMHATFSLKGQTFMCIDSNVKHEFTFTPSFSIYLTCESEAEIEKVYGALIDGGGAMMPLDNYGFSQKFGWIADKFGVSWQLNLPSEA
- a CDS encoding SRPBCC family protein, with product MEDASTTTLVMKRQFEVAPERVFDAWLNPDMMRKWLFTLEATNKIARNDPRVGGTWEIVDVREGKEYRAIGEYLVIDRPRKLVLTFKMPQFSDTVDRITVEFKAVDAGCEMTFSQEIVVPHEEDWTAEDIEKALTEYHDQTEHGWGYMFEGLKQLLETGKINYPS
- a CDS encoding ArsR/SmtB family transcription factor — its product is MVEHNDEEQLDHIFHALADPTRREMVRMIASQERTVSELAEPFDMSLAAASKHIKVLERSGLLERSIHGRTHTCRLNPSVMSRALEWLQFYERFWTRQFDVLERELNKAKRGEH
- a CDS encoding HAD family hydrolase, translated to MRMKTPISPKGIFFDVDDTLYDHLAPFRDAVQKVARPDGTFPYEAAYHRMRYYSDKLSVELGGAGTAAYGEAVEDMRRRRFQLALAEFGVGLTLEEAETVQQAYLERQYNITMFEGARELLKKLTDAGHVVGLITNGPAEHQMNKIAAMQLGDLIPEERLFVSGAVGWDKPDPRIFHHVNRLTGTEPKSSYYIGDSWRNDVVGALAAGWHVIWFNHRSVGPESEHQPQHTVASYGELERLLDEVIG
- a CDS encoding class I SAM-dependent methyltransferase — its product is MTKDMTEVWSKDFVPDGNRASNVDRFTGFEDTYDQHRPEAPQEVVTLLTGYLERKPSLVVDLGCGTGLSSFAWKDAADQIIGVEPNDDMRGKAMAKLQSLQEEADGSHGVQLADIRFVSGYSNQLALPDQSADIITCSQSFHWMDPASTLKEVSRVLREEGIFAVYDCDWPPSLTWKVEQSYHELIEWAEATIDRHVEAQEKAYKGNKNEHLKHIRESGVFRFSKEIVFHHIEPFTAERYTGLAVSQGGIQTVFKLKQTELNDKIAQFHALVEEHFQGRTLPVMLSYRMRLGIK
- a CDS encoding solute symporter family protein; this encodes MNISGIVFFLAIVVGTLMITYYAARRTTSTNDFYAAGNRLSGLQNGLAISGDYMSAASFLGIAGSIAVYGFDGFFYSIGFLASYVIVQYIIAEPLHNLGRYTMADAVAVRFSEKRLRGCIAVNNMMITVFYMIAQLVGAGWLVHLLFGLETSLAIVLVGGLMTIYVTFGGMLATSWVQIVKSILLVSSTFIVSLIVLARFDWDLLGLFESMKRATPLQEQFLMAGNMFDHPLDMLSFNMALVLGTAGLPHIIARFYTVKDPRTVRSSVKTATFTIGIFYAMTIFLGFGAAAFVDWSVLSERVELAAPLLASALGGEFLMAFVSAVAFATILAVISGLVLTASSAFAHDVYSSIFRRGRATEAQQMRVAKLSAIGVGTASIVLALGAQKLNVAFLVSFAFAVAASANLPVLLFTLFWRRFNTYGAMSSIAAGLISSLLLMAVGPNVMDPGAGWIRAEAIFPLKHPGIVSIPIGFAGGILGTLLSGKVGSSGRFETMQAIAHVAPDEIRTREPG